The Niastella koreensis GR20-10 genome includes a window with the following:
- a CDS encoding glycoside hydrolase family 3 N-terminal domain-containing protein, translating to MNKLLQFLLSCFIVINTQAQTSVFRNPQQPMEARVNDLLHQLTLPEKISLLGYRSKEVERLGIPAYNWWNEALHGVARAGVATVFPQAIGMAATFNDDLLKEAATVISTEARAKYNLSLAQGRHLQYMGLTFWSPNINIFRDPRWGRGQETYGEDPFLTAHMGTAFVKGLQGNDPRYLKASACAKHFAVHSGPENGRHTFNAIVDEKDLRETYLYAFHALVDAGVESVMCAYNRVNDQPCCSGNFLLNSILRNEWKFKGHVVTDCGALDDIFMRHKVMPSGVEVAAAAIKAGVNLDCSNVLQKDVEKAVEQKLLNEKDIDSSLAHLLRTQIKLGFYDDPTANPFYKYGADSVANTAHATLARAMAQQSMVLLKNSNQLLPLDKKKYPAIMVVGTNSASMDALLGNYHGVSNRAVSFVEGITNAVDAGTRVEYDQGSDYNDTTHFGGIWAAGNADITVAVIGLTPVYEGEEGDAFLAAKGGDKPDMSLPAAHIAFMKALRKANKKPIIAVITAGSAVDISAIEPYADAILLAWYPGEQGGNALADILFGKVSPAGRLPVTFYQSFADVPAYDNYAMKGRTYRYFNGKVQYPFGYGLSYTSFAYEWQQMPANIRTAKDSVSFSIKVKNTGSMDGDEVVQVYVEYPAVERMPLKELKAFKRVHVKAGGEETVQLTIPASDLQKWDLATSSWKLYPGSYNIFAGGNSTDKKIVATIKAGGKK from the coding sequence ATGAATAAACTTCTTCAGTTTTTGTTAAGCTGCTTTATAGTAATAAATACTCAGGCACAAACCAGCGTATTTAGAAACCCTCAGCAACCCATGGAAGCCCGGGTGAACGACCTGTTGCATCAGTTGACCCTGCCCGAAAAGATCTCATTGCTGGGCTATCGCAGCAAAGAAGTAGAACGGTTGGGTATTCCTGCTTACAACTGGTGGAACGAAGCCCTGCATGGCGTGGCAAGAGCAGGTGTGGCAACCGTGTTTCCACAAGCCATTGGTATGGCTGCTACCTTCAACGATGACTTATTAAAAGAAGCCGCTACTGTTATCTCCACAGAAGCCCGTGCCAAATACAATTTATCACTGGCGCAGGGGCGTCACTTGCAATACATGGGTTTAACCTTCTGGTCGCCCAATATCAATATCTTTCGCGATCCACGCTGGGGGCGCGGACAGGAAACCTATGGCGAAGATCCATTTCTTACGGCACACATGGGAACCGCCTTTGTAAAAGGTTTGCAGGGCAACGATCCCCGCTATTTAAAAGCATCGGCCTGTGCCAAACACTTTGCCGTGCACAGCGGACCAGAGAATGGCCGCCATACTTTCAATGCCATTGTTGATGAGAAAGACCTGCGGGAAACATATCTCTATGCCTTTCATGCGCTGGTTGATGCGGGCGTGGAATCGGTGATGTGCGCCTATAACCGCGTGAATGACCAGCCCTGCTGCAGTGGTAATTTTTTATTGAACAGCATCCTGCGTAATGAATGGAAATTTAAAGGTCACGTTGTAACTGACTGCGGGGCGCTGGATGATATTTTTATGCGGCACAAGGTGATGCCTTCAGGCGTTGAAGTGGCAGCCGCCGCCATCAAGGCCGGCGTAAACCTCGATTGTTCAAACGTGTTACAAAAAGATGTAGAGAAAGCGGTAGAACAAAAACTGTTAAACGAAAAAGATATCGACAGCTCACTGGCGCATCTGCTGCGCACCCAAATAAAACTTGGTTTTTATGATGATCCAACAGCCAATCCGTTTTATAAATACGGCGCCGATAGTGTAGCCAATACAGCGCATGCAACTCTTGCCCGGGCCATGGCACAGCAAAGCATGGTGTTGTTGAAGAATAGCAACCAGTTATTACCGCTGGATAAAAAGAAATATCCTGCCATTATGGTGGTGGGTACCAATTCCGCTTCCATGGATGCTTTGTTGGGTAACTATCATGGAGTGAGCAATCGCGCGGTAAGTTTTGTAGAAGGCATTACCAACGCAGTAGATGCCGGTACCCGGGTAGAATATGACCAGGGCAGCGATTACAATGATACCACGCATTTCGGCGGCATCTGGGCTGCGGGCAATGCCGATATTACAGTAGCTGTAATAGGACTAACGCCCGTGTATGAAGGCGAGGAAGGCGATGCCTTTCTGGCTGCCAAAGGCGGCGACAAACCCGACATGAGTTTACCGGCGGCGCATATCGCTTTTATGAAAGCGTTGCGTAAAGCCAATAAGAAACCCATCATCGCGGTAATTACTGCTGGTAGTGCGGTGGACATTTCTGCCATAGAACCTTATGCCGATGCCATCCTGCTGGCCTGGTATCCCGGTGAACAGGGTGGTAATGCACTGGCTGATATCCTGTTTGGAAAGGTATCACCAGCCGGTCGCCTGCCCGTAACTTTTTACCAGTCATTTGCCGATGTGCCTGCTTATGACAATTATGCCATGAAAGGCAGAACGTACCGTTACTTCAATGGGAAGGTGCAATATCCTTTCGGGTATGGATTAAGTTATACCTCTTTTGCCTATGAGTGGCAGCAGATGCCTGCGAACATCCGCACGGCCAAAGACAGCGTTTCTTTTTCTATAAAAGTAAAGAACACCGGCAGCATGGATGGCGATGAGGTGGTGCAGGTATATGTTGAATACCCGGCTGTAGAGCGCATGCCGTTGAAAGAACTGAAAGCATTCAAACGCGTGCATGTAAAAGCGGGTGGCGAGGAAACTGTACAATTAACTATTCCTGCTTCTGATCTGCAGAAATGGGACCTGGCCACCAGCAGCTGGAAATTATACCCCGGCTCGTATAACATATTTGCCGGTGGCAATTCAACTGATAAGAAGATTGTTGCTACAATTAAGGCAGGTGGAAAGAAATGA
- a CDS encoding glycoside hydrolase family 2 protein translates to MRKLSLLILLGIVVNQTATSQTRYELNTGWVCSPIGSVKATGDKISAPSYSIKGWMPATVPGTVLTTLLDNKKVPDPFYGMNNEKIPDIYKTGRDQYTYWFVKDFTEKAPGNDQVWLQFRGVNYSCDVFLNGKQLNSARHYGMFLRQSYNITKLLNSNGTNRLAVIVYPIDPVGNPNGGQGGDGTIARNVSHQYVAGWDWIQPMRDRNTGIWDKVYIERTGGVNIKNPHVVTMVPGVRKVEGPQAPAQIMASAELENPTATKKEGVLQYQIDGQVIKQPVSIEPGTVKEVTLPMYQLSNPKLWWPNGYGPQNLYTFKFQFLEAGQTVTDEETVTTGVREIQATWNTATRSKQIAVNGQKIFIKGGNWIISDAMLRFTDLRYDAEVRYHRDMNLNLIRVWGGALIERPEFFNACDKYGMLVMQDFWMSGDCNGRWVDPAKSEDQWTRRKYPDDHTLFLNSVADQVKLVRNHPSLAIWCGGNEITPPEDILRPMKDSILPALDGTRWFVDYSNSDEMSLNTLGGNGDGPYGIQDPVTFWEHRTFPFNSEVGSVGVGDYESLKRFMPAENMQVPQYPSNKVDPVWDYHKYIGYNQYIDPYGAAKDVADFSKKAQLVNYDQYRALAEGFSNHMWDWYTGFIIWKTQNPWTALRGQMYDYYLDPNACLFGLRNGSEPVHVMCNPTDGMVTIVNNSFEEQRNLMLTVHFYDLNGKDSFVTQVFAYIEPTSIKRILSVKELAGKLAKDKGVFLSLQLLDEKKQVISDNCYWLPDANGNYSGLQSMAPATLKIKATQTGKGKITVTLTNAVNNPVAFFNRVTLLDAKTKSRVMPVFYSDNYFSVLPGAEKTITVESDNSNPLLISIEGWNVTQLAVPVL, encoded by the coding sequence ATGAGAAAACTAAGCTTGTTAATATTATTGGGGATTGTAGTTAATCAAACAGCTACAAGCCAAACCCGCTACGAACTAAACACCGGTTGGGTATGTTCACCCATTGGGTCGGTAAAGGCAACTGGTGACAAGATCTCTGCGCCATCTTATTCCATAAAAGGCTGGATGCCGGCCACCGTGCCCGGCACAGTGCTCACCACATTGCTGGATAATAAAAAAGTGCCCGATCCTTTTTATGGCATGAACAATGAAAAGATCCCCGACATTTATAAAACCGGTCGTGACCAGTATACCTATTGGTTTGTAAAAGATTTTACCGAAAAAGCACCGGGTAACGACCAGGTATGGTTGCAATTCAGAGGTGTAAATTACAGCTGTGATGTTTTTTTGAATGGCAAACAATTGAACAGTGCCCGTCACTACGGCATGTTCCTGCGGCAATCATACAACATCACCAAACTGCTGAACAGCAATGGTACTAACCGCCTGGCGGTAATTGTATATCCCATCGACCCGGTTGGTAATCCCAATGGCGGGCAGGGGGGCGATGGCACCATTGCCCGCAACGTATCACACCAGTATGTAGCCGGGTGGGACTGGATTCAACCCATGCGGGATCGCAATACCGGCATCTGGGACAAAGTATACATTGAAAGAACCGGTGGCGTAAATATCAAAAACCCGCATGTGGTTACTATGGTGCCGGGTGTGCGTAAAGTGGAAGGACCACAAGCGCCGGCCCAGATCATGGCCAGTGCAGAACTGGAGAACCCTACCGCAACTAAGAAAGAAGGCGTGCTGCAATACCAGATAGATGGCCAGGTAATAAAACAACCAGTGAGTATAGAACCGGGTACAGTGAAAGAAGTAACGCTGCCAATGTACCAGCTCAGCAACCCAAAGCTCTGGTGGCCCAATGGCTACGGTCCGCAGAATTTATATACTTTTAAGTTTCAATTCCTGGAAGCAGGGCAAACGGTTACCGATGAAGAAACGGTAACAACCGGGGTACGTGAAATTCAGGCAACCTGGAATACAGCCACCCGCAGCAAACAAATAGCGGTAAACGGACAAAAGATCTTTATCAAAGGTGGCAACTGGATCATTTCCGATGCTATGCTGCGTTTCACCGATCTGCGCTACGATGCCGAAGTGCGTTATCACCGCGATATGAACCTCAACCTCATCCGTGTGTGGGGTGGGGCGCTCATCGAGCGGCCGGAATTCTTCAATGCCTGCGATAAGTATGGCATGCTCGTGATGCAGGATTTCTGGATGTCGGGCGATTGCAACGGCCGTTGGGTAGACCCTGCGAAATCGGAAGATCAATGGACACGCAGAAAATACCCCGACGATCATACGCTGTTCCTGAATTCGGTGGCCGACCAGGTAAAACTGGTGCGTAACCATCCTTCCCTCGCCATCTGGTGTGGCGGCAACGAGATCACCCCGCCCGAAGATATTCTGCGACCTATGAAGGATTCCATTTTGCCAGCATTGGATGGCACCCGCTGGTTTGTAGATTATTCCAACAGTGATGAGATGTCGTTAAATACGCTGGGTGGTAATGGCGACGGACCATATGGCATTCAAGATCCTGTTACTTTCTGGGAACATCGTACTTTCCCATTCAATTCAGAAGTAGGATCAGTAGGAGTAGGTGATTATGAATCCCTGAAGCGTTTTATGCCGGCGGAGAACATGCAGGTGCCGCAATATCCTTCCAACAAAGTTGATCCTGTTTGGGACTATCATAAATACATTGGTTACAACCAGTACATCGATCCCTATGGCGCGGCAAAAGACGTAGCCGATTTTTCCAAAAAAGCGCAACTGGTAAATTACGATCAGTACCGCGCCCTGGCTGAAGGCTTTAGTAACCATATGTGGGACTGGTATACCGGGTTCATCATCTGGAAAACCCAAAATCCCTGGACAGCCTTACGCGGACAGATGTATGATTATTACCTTGATCCCAATGCCTGTTTGTTTGGGTTGCGTAATGGCAGCGAACCGGTGCATGTGATGTGCAATCCCACTGATGGCATGGTTACTATAGTGAACAACAGTTTTGAAGAGCAAAGGAACCTGATGCTGACCGTGCATTTTTACGATCTGAATGGTAAAGACAGTTTTGTTACCCAGGTATTCGCCTATATAGAGCCAACATCGATAAAACGAATCTTATCGGTAAAAGAACTGGCAGGCAAGCTGGCAAAAGACAAAGGTGTGTTCCTTTCCCTGCAATTACTCGATGAAAAAAAGCAGGTAATAAGCGATAACTGTTACTGGCTGCCCGATGCCAACGGTAATTATTCCGGTTTGCAGTCAATGGCGCCGGCAACATTGAAAATAAAAGCTACCCAAACGGGCAAAGGAAAAATAACCGTAACGCTCACCAATGCAGTGAACAATCCGGTTGCCTTCTTTAACCGGGTAACCCTGCTCGATGCCAAAACAAAAAGCCGGGTGATGCCGGTGTTCTATAGCGATAACTATTTCTCTGTATTACCCGGGGCCGAAAAGACGATCACCGTAGAATCTGACAATTCTAATCCACTTCTAATCTCTATAGAGGGATGGAATGTTACTCAACTTGCGGTACCGGTTTTATAG
- a CDS encoding beta-galactosidase produces the protein MGINKRWVSGLLGILFTGTVIAQGNHTFEIKDGQFVYDSKPVQIHSGEMHYARIPAPYWRHRLQMIKAMGLNTVATYVFWNYHNPSPGVWDFTTGSHNIREFLRIAREEGMFVILRPGPYACAEWEFGGYPWWLLKDTSLVIRAYNQPFLDSCKTYINKLAEQVKDQLVSKGGPIIMVQVENEFGSYVAQRKDIPLAEHQRYNEAIHQLLIKSGLTGPFFTSDGSWLFDGGSLPGVLPAANGEGDVENLKKQVNKYHNNQGPYMVAEYYPGWLHHWTEPFPNIPAKQVTDQLEIYLKGDVNFNVYMVHGGTNFAFTSGANYDKDHDIQPDLTTYDYDAPISEPGWATPKYLAVRELMKQYVKYPVPEIPAQIPVITLPPIQLSKSMDLFDWKKTIKPVVADTPLTFEALNQGHGYVLYSKKFGQAVQGILQINGLRDYAVVYVDGKNVAVLNRVNKHYTATVEIAANSTLDILVENMGRINYGSEIVHNNKGIISPVLINEKAITGNWNMYKLPFTQQPVVNTGKQKEGKAALYSGTFTVTKPGDVFLDMHSWGKGIIFVNGHNLGRYWQVGPQQTLYLPGCWLKTGTNNIVVFEQLNVGIKPEIPTVMKPLLKELKSE, from the coding sequence ATGGGCATTAATAAAAGATGGGTAAGTGGTTTACTGGGTATTTTGTTCACCGGTACTGTTATAGCGCAAGGCAATCATACGTTTGAAATAAAAGATGGACAATTTGTTTACGATAGCAAACCAGTTCAGATCCATTCGGGCGAAATGCATTATGCCCGCATTCCGGCGCCTTACTGGCGGCACCGGTTACAAATGATAAAAGCAATGGGGCTGAACACCGTGGCCACCTATGTGTTCTGGAATTATCATAACCCATCGCCGGGTGTGTGGGATTTTACCACTGGCAGCCACAACATCAGGGAGTTCCTGCGCATTGCCAGGGAAGAAGGTATGTTTGTAATTCTGCGGCCCGGTCCTTATGCTTGTGCTGAATGGGAATTTGGCGGATATCCCTGGTGGTTGTTAAAAGATACCAGTCTGGTTATTAGAGCATACAATCAACCTTTTTTAGATTCCTGCAAAACCTACATCAACAAACTGGCCGAACAGGTAAAAGACCAACTGGTAAGTAAGGGTGGTCCCATTATTATGGTGCAGGTGGAAAATGAATTTGGGTCTTATGTAGCTCAACGAAAAGATATTCCTTTGGCTGAGCACCAGCGGTATAACGAAGCCATCCATCAATTACTGATCAAATCCGGGTTAACCGGTCCGTTCTTTACCTCAGATGGCAGCTGGTTGTTTGATGGTGGTTCCTTACCAGGGGTGTTACCTGCAGCCAATGGCGAAGGCGATGTAGAGAACCTGAAAAAACAGGTGAACAAATACCATAACAACCAGGGGCCGTATATGGTAGCGGAATACTATCCCGGCTGGTTACATCATTGGACGGAACCTTTCCCGAACATTCCTGCCAAACAGGTTACGGATCAGTTGGAAATATACCTGAAGGGCGATGTCAACTTCAACGTATACATGGTGCATGGCGGCACCAACTTTGCCTTTACATCCGGCGCCAATTACGACAAGGACCACGACATTCAACCCGACCTTACTACGTATGATTATGATGCACCCATTAGCGAACCGGGCTGGGCTACACCCAAATACCTGGCGGTACGGGAGCTGATGAAACAATATGTAAAATATCCTGTTCCGGAAATTCCTGCTCAAATACCCGTAATAACGCTGCCACCGATTCAATTAAGCAAGTCGATGGATTTGTTTGACTGGAAGAAAACCATAAAGCCGGTTGTAGCAGACACTCCTTTAACCTTTGAAGCATTGAACCAGGGACATGGGTATGTGCTGTACAGCAAAAAGTTCGGTCAGGCGGTTCAGGGTATATTACAGATAAACGGGTTGCGCGATTATGCCGTGGTGTATGTGGATGGGAAGAACGTGGCGGTGCTGAACCGAGTGAATAAACATTACACGGCTACTGTAGAAATTGCGGCTAACAGTACGCTGGATATCCTGGTAGAGAATATGGGCCGTATTAATTATGGCAGTGAGATCGTACATAATAACAAGGGCATCATATCACCGGTGTTGATTAATGAGAAGGCTATTACCGGTAACTGGAATATGTACAAGCTGCCATTTACCCAACAGCCTGTTGTAAATACAGGCAAACAAAAAGAAGGAAAAGCAGCGTTGTACAGCGGGACCTTCACCGTAACCAAACCCGGTGATGTATTTTTAGACATGCACAGTTGGGGCAAAGGCATCATTTTTGTAAACGGCCACAACCTTGGCCGCTACTGGCAGGTTGGTCCGCAACAAACTTTATACTTACCTGGTTGCTGGCTAAAGACCGGAACGAATAACATAGTGGTATTCGAGCAATTGAATGTGGGGATAAAGCCGGAGATTCCTACTGTGATGAAGCCGTTGTTAAAGGAGTTGAAGAGTGAGTAA
- a CDS encoding SUMF1/EgtB/PvdO family nonheme iron enzyme, translating to MFCRWLVLFCLFLFHTCLKSNAQQKNSIGIQLVDIKAGTFSMGSERGKEDADESPVHDVTISKGFKMSATEITNKQYEAFDPEHNKLRGKQGFSLKDDEAVVFVSYDEAVAFCAWLSKKEGKPYRLPTEAEWEYACRAGTTTDYFTGNELPAEYQKLQHTNRTPVPVSLQVAQTAPNEWGLYDMHGNVEEWCSDWYGAYVASPQTDPVGRQTGMSRVTRGGSHNTPVRYLRSANRQGMLPEDKHWLTGFRIVQGALPRTKALPAEPTPANCLQVSQQKYVWQKETQPVFEAPVTYVIKPDSSTGIPFYKHNHCPAITWCPNGDLLAAWFSANNENGREMTILASRLRAGKKTWDTASLFFMVPDRNTTGTSLVYDQKGTLYHINGVEAAGDWQNLAMVMRTSTNNGASWSKPVLIEPEHVKRHQVIAGSQVTREGWLVQFCDADPSSRGGTAMYISKDKGTHWTTPYTLPNTPKFKDSAIGGLIAGIHGSAVQLKDGRWLALGRNDNIKVDSVTGERMTMSISGDGGASWQYSPSIFPPISSGQRLVLRRLNEGPLLMVSFTHCPGKSTVEGMDFTRPNGEVYKGYGMYAALSYDEGKTWPVIKLLTDGHLRQLNGGAWTGMFRMDSTHSEPKGYLAATQTPDNVIHLISSNLYYRFTLAWLQQP from the coding sequence ATGTTCTGTAGGTGGCTTGTTTTGTTCTGTTTGTTCCTGTTCCATACCTGTTTGAAAAGTAATGCCCAGCAAAAAAATTCCATTGGCATCCAACTGGTGGATATAAAGGCTGGTACATTCAGCATGGGATCGGAACGCGGGAAAGAGGATGCCGACGAGAGCCCCGTACATGATGTCACCATTTCCAAAGGTTTCAAAATGTCGGCCACCGAAATCACCAACAAGCAATACGAAGCATTTGATCCGGAACATAACAAACTGCGTGGTAAACAAGGCTTCTCCTTAAAAGACGATGAAGCGGTAGTTTTTGTGAGTTATGACGAAGCGGTCGCTTTTTGCGCCTGGTTATCAAAAAAGGAAGGCAAGCCTTATCGCCTGCCTACAGAAGCAGAATGGGAATACGCATGCCGCGCCGGCACTACCACCGATTATTTTACCGGTAATGAGCTGCCAGCCGAATACCAGAAATTACAACATACCAATCGCACCCCGGTACCCGTTTCCCTGCAGGTGGCGCAAACCGCCCCCAACGAATGGGGATTGTACGATATGCATGGTAATGTGGAAGAATGGTGCAGTGACTGGTATGGCGCTTATGTCGCCAGCCCCCAAACAGACCCGGTGGGCCGGCAAACCGGTATGAGCCGCGTTACCCGCGGCGGCAGCCACAATACCCCTGTGCGTTACCTGCGCTCGGCTAACCGGCAGGGTATGTTACCGGAAGACAAACACTGGCTCACGGGCTTCAGAATAGTACAGGGCGCCCTGCCCCGTACAAAAGCGCTACCGGCTGAGCCAACACCTGCCAATTGCCTGCAGGTAAGCCAGCAAAAATATGTATGGCAAAAAGAAACCCAGCCGGTTTTCGAGGCGCCTGTTACTTATGTAATAAAACCCGATAGCAGCACGGGTATTCCATTCTATAAACATAATCATTGTCCGGCCATCACCTGGTGCCCCAACGGCGATCTGCTGGCCGCCTGGTTCAGCGCCAATAATGAAAATGGCCGTGAAATGACGATCCTGGCCAGCCGCTTACGGGCCGGTAAAAAAACATGGGATACCGCCTCCCTGTTTTTCATGGTGCCCGACAGAAATACTACCGGCACTTCACTTGTATACGATCAAAAAGGAACATTATACCATATTAATGGCGTAGAGGCCGCCGGCGACTGGCAAAACCTGGCCATGGTTATGCGCACCAGTACCAATAACGGCGCCAGCTGGTCGAAACCGGTGTTGATAGAACCCGAACATGTAAAACGCCATCAGGTAATTGCAGGTTCACAGGTTACCCGCGAGGGCTGGCTGGTACAGTTTTGTGATGCCGACCCCAGCTCACGTGGAGGCACAGCCATGTACATCAGTAAAGACAAAGGCACTCATTGGACAACGCCTTATACGTTACCTAATACACCTAAGTTTAAAGACAGCGCCATAGGTGGCCTGATTGCGGGTATCCATGGCAGTGCCGTACAACTGAAAGACGGCCGTTGGCTGGCCCTGGGACGTAATGATAATATTAAGGTAGATAGTGTGACAGGCGAAAGAATGACCATGAGCATCTCCGGCGATGGCGGCGCCAGCTGGCAATACAGCCCTTCCATTTTTCCGCCCATTAGCAGCGGACAGCGCCTGGTACTGCGCCGACTGAATGAAGGCCCTTTGTTAATGGTCTCTTTTACGCATTGTCCCGGTAAATCAACCGTGGAAGGCATGGACTTTACCAGGCCCAATGGCGAAGTATATAAAGGGTATGGCATGTATGCCGCCCTTTCTTATGATGAAGGCAAAACCTGGCCGGTAATAAAGCTATTGACCGATGGACACCTGCGTCAGCTCAATGGCGGCGCCTGGACCGGCATGTTCAGAATGGACAGCACGCATTCGGAACCAAAAGGATACCTGGCCGCTACACAAACCCCCGATAATGTAATACACCTCATCAGCAGTAACCTCTATTATCGATTTACATTGGCGTGGTTGCAGCAACCATAA